Proteins encoded by one window of Anaeromyxobacter diazotrophicus:
- a CDS encoding HNH endonuclease signature motif containing protein, whose protein sequence is MSVVYELSKALTPENASEVLPRFYGLSKREAEALVAELRPVANPPRREVVTALARTAPPLRASAPAEARTASPVPERTSPAKSERVQPDADLFSAPARPRDEVVPLDAELRRYHVTVSKAFLAKLDAAKDALSHAIPDGDTEAVLTAALDLLLEKAARRRGLVKRPRPAPQKPSADPRHVPAAVAREVWKRDGGPCSFRLPDGSVCGSTKRLGLDHIRPVALGGRSTADKLRVACCDHNSLHAEHVFGREHMEQFRKNAGRSAPSTAAGGSTSGACGEGAEAAGSTRTQGQRCTGS, encoded by the coding sequence ATGTCGGTCGTCTACGAGCTCTCGAAGGCGCTCACCCCTGAGAACGCGAGCGAGGTGCTGCCGCGCTTCTACGGGCTCTCGAAGCGCGAGGCGGAGGCGCTCGTCGCCGAGCTCAGGCCGGTCGCGAACCCGCCGCGGCGCGAGGTGGTCACGGCGCTCGCGCGCACCGCGCCGCCACTGCGCGCGAGCGCGCCCGCGGAGGCGCGCACCGCCTCGCCTGTACCCGAACGGACTTCGCCGGCGAAGTCCGAAAGGGTACAGCCAGACGCAGACCTCTTCTCCGCGCCGGCTCGCCCGCGCGACGAGGTGGTGCCCCTCGACGCCGAGCTCCGCCGCTACCACGTCACCGTCTCGAAGGCGTTCCTCGCCAAGCTCGACGCCGCGAAAGACGCGCTCTCCCACGCCATCCCCGACGGCGACACCGAGGCGGTGCTCACCGCCGCGCTCGACCTCCTCCTCGAGAAGGCCGCCCGCCGGCGCGGCCTCGTGAAGCGGCCGCGGCCGGCGCCTCAGAAGCCCTCCGCTGACCCGCGCCACGTCCCGGCGGCGGTCGCGCGGGAGGTGTGGAAGCGGGACGGCGGCCCCTGCAGCTTCCGCCTGCCGGACGGGAGCGTCTGCGGCTCGACCAAGCGGCTCGGGCTCGACCACATCCGGCCCGTAGCGCTCGGCGGGCGCAGCACCGCCGACAAGCTGAGAGTGGCTTGCTGCGATCACAACTCCCTGCACGCGGAGCACGTCTTCGGCAGGGAGCACATGGAACAGTTCCGGAAGAACGCGGGCCGGAGCGCTCCATCCACCGCCGCTGGCGGAAGCACTTCAGGGGCGTGCGGCGAGGGCGCTGAGGCCGCTGGCTCGACGCGGACGCAGGGACAGCGCTGTACCGGATCGTGA